In Porites lutea chromosome 1, jaPorLute2.1, whole genome shotgun sequence, a single genomic region encodes these proteins:
- the LOC140936618 gene encoding 72 kDa type IV collagenase-like, with translation MKLLFISMASMLFLFKSAKPHAVMTTSGEYCRFPFQYRGKIFYDCTKSYHHRPWCSLDPVYRGRWGDCKVPCAVNTTSGECCRFPFKYKDVSYQDCTKADHHRPWCSLDPVFKGRWGDCEVPCPIKTTSGECCSIPFKFKSKKYADCTRYGDHRPWCSLDAVYKRRWGNCDMPCPVKTSSGKCCSFPFKYKGITYNDCIKTDYPKPWCSLDPVFRMRWGRCTY, from the exons atgAAGTTACTTTTCATTTCAATGGCGTCAATGCTGTTTCTTTTTAAGTCAG cTAAGCCTCACGCCGTAATGACCACATCCGGGGAATACTGCAGGTTTCCTTTTCAGTATAGAGGAAAGATTTTTTACGACTGCACTAAATCTTATCATCATAGACCTTGGTGTTCATTGGATCCTGTGTATAGAGGAAGATGGGGAGATTGTA AGGTTCCTTGTGCCGTCAATACCACATCTGGCGAATGCTGCCGTTTTCCTTTCAAGTACAAAGACGTTTCTTATCAGGACTGCACCAAAGCTGATCACCACAGGCCTTGGTGTTCCTTAGACCCTGTGTTTAAAGGAAGATGGGGAGATTGTG AAGTACCCTGTCCAATAAAGACTACATCTGGTGAATGCTGCAGTATTCCGTTcaaatttaaaagtaaaaaatatgcCGATTGTACCAGATATGGGGACCACAGACCATGGTGCTCTTTAGATGCGGTATACAAGAGGAGATGGGGAAACTGTG ACATGCCTTGTCCTGTAAAAACCTCGTCTGGAAAATGCTGCAGCTTTCCTTTCAAGTACAAAGGCATTACCTATAACGACTGCATCAAGACAGATTACCCCAAACCTTGGTGTTCCTTGGATCCTGTGTTCAGAATGAGATGGGGAAGATGCACATATTAA
- the LOC140947300 gene encoding BPTI/Kunitz domain-containing protein-like yields the protein MKAIFIVLVMSGLYAAGSFAALCNSKTSNRRCCLPQDSGLCLGYFPRFFFNATSEQCEEFIYGGCGGNENNFEKEEDCKASCKPASVPNRCYLEKKVGHCRAAFDRYFYNKTTRKCEHFTYGGCDGNANRFMTLEECQRICKSSLV from the exons ATGAAGGCCATCTTCATAGTTTTGGTTATGTCAGGATTGTACGCCG CCGGTTCTTTTGCTGCATTGTGCAATTCCAAGACCTCGAATAGGAGGTGCTGTCTTCCTCAGGACTCAGGCTTGTGCTTGGGCTACTTTCCAAGATTCTTTTTCAACGCGACAAGTGAGCAGTGCGAAGAGTTCATTTATGGAGGTTGTGGTGGAAACGAAAACAACTTCGAAAAAGAGGAGGATTGTAAGGCGTCGTGTAAGCCTG CTTCAGTTCCGAATCGATGTTACCTAGAGAAGAAAGTCGGACACTGCAGGGCAGCCTTTGATCGATATTTTTACAACAAGACAACACGCAAGTGTGAACACTTCACTTATGGTGGATGTGATGGCAATGCCAATAGGTTCATGACACTCGAGGAATGTCAGCGTATCTGCAAGT CTAGCCTCGTGTGA
- the LOC140927057 gene encoding carboxypeptidase inhibitor SmCI-like, giving the protein MKAILFTLVIAFLFKEGTCIPSEESEPRLEICNLPPKKGLCMAWIPRYYYNTRTHTCKRFIYGGCQGNANNFETIEECKSSCMADSELETCNLPPETGPCKAAIPRYFFNPHTHECERFTYGGCQGNANNFKTLEDCEKSCASPRSDVEVESCNLPPKPGPCKAAIPRYYFNPRTYNCERFTYGGCRGNANNFKTLEECKASCLPSLSDSQEASCNLPPEKGRCMAIIPRYYYNPRSHSCERFIYGGCQGNANNFETVDECKRSCMRDSELGRCNLPFKTGPCKAAIPRFFYNPWTHECERFTYGGCQGNANNFKTLEDCEVSCAGSS; this is encoded by the exons ATGAAGGCAATTCTGTTCACCCTGGTTATAGCATTTCTGTTCAAAGAAG gcACCTGTATCCCTTCCGAGGAAAGTGAACCTAGACTAG AGATATGTAATCTACCTCCCAAGAAAGGACTTTGCATGGCATGGATTCCTCGGTATTATTACAACACCCGCACACATACCTGCAAACGTTTCATCTATGGCGGATGTCAGGGCAATGCGAACAACTTCGAAACAATTGAAGAGTGCAAGAGCTCATGCATGG ctgACAGTGAACTGGAAACCTGCAATCTGCCCCCTGAAACAGGACCATGCAAGGCTGCGATTCCTCGGTATTTCTTCAATCCTCACACTCATGAATGTGAACGTTTCACTTATGGTGGATGTCAGGGCAATGCAAATAACTTCAAGACTCTTGAAGACTGCGAAAAGTCGTGCGCAT CTCCTCGATCAGACGTTGAAGTAGAAAGCTGCAATCTACCTCCAAAGCCTGGGCCCTGTAAGGCAGCCATACCTCGGTATTACTTCAACCCACGCACCTATAACTGTGAGCGATTCACCTATGGTGGATGCCGCGGCAATGCTAATAACTTCAAGACTCTTGAGGAGTGCAAGGCTTCATGCTTGC CTTCTCTTTCAGACAGTCAAGAGGCCAGCTGCAACCTCCCTCCCGAGAAGGGACGCTGTATGGCCATCATTCCTCGGTATTACTACAACCCGCGCTCTCATAGTTGTGAACGTTTCATATATGGAGGGTGTCAGGGCAACGCTAATAACTTTGAGACTGTCGACGAGTGCAAGAGATCGTGCATGC GCGACAGTGAACTAGGACGTTGCAATCTTCCTTTTAAGACTGGACCCTGTAAGGCGGCGATTCCTCGGTTTTTTTACAACCCATGGACTCATGAGTGTGAACGTTTCACTTATGGCGGATGTCAGGGCAATGCAAATAACTTCAAGACTCTTGAAGACTGCGAGGTTTCTTGTGCGG GTTCTAGCTGA
- the LOC140936609 gene encoding galactose-3-O-sulfotransferase 2-like, whose translation MRNRNSSPAWVINVSTLLTCITILLYLASKSGVMKSDKEDKERSEHYGADVKYIEFFSLRPSQLVYLDNTGYRLALDSEDEPSFIEARSDAIDSLTIEKLPPSRSNGTDGVSLTRAASDGLVNAYDEGEVKSDAERDESIDYNMAWVEFPQETERTSCDPKRPVKNVVLLKTHRAGGGTLANIIYRYGDLNDLEFALPKHGSYDFYWPLHFNPSFVDKQYLNSSSPNLLINVRYSPDTMTSFMPKDSYYIAMIRRPTDHFESVFNGYQLDMLLGIQNSSNPFDEFLSKPKQYLLEYLRKKPRLNIHLNMAKNGQIFDLGLQHKYYNDPVEINNHIEDLAEKINLVLVMEHFDESLILLKRELCWDLDDIVYFKFNQRAQEYKQTMITNEEKMQIKEWNNADAALYEFFNKTFWDKIARQDQTFFQEVRQLRQKVNELEAECIDSQETNQDTGEVDIKLYEHASNFNKYLCQKMTLNEENYVTYLKKKFNTKVDGHHGYQRRLLDGMLNKTESREAR comes from the exons ATGAGGAATAGGAACAGCTCACCAGCCTGGGTGATAAACGTGAGCACTTTACTCACTTGTATAACAATATTGCTTTATCTGGCATCAAAATCGGGAGTAATGAAGTCcgacaaagaagacaaagaaagaagcgaACATTACGGTGCCGATGTTAAATACATTGAATTCTTCTCGCTAAG ACCCTCGCAGCTTGTTTATCTCGACAACACTGGTTATCGCTTAGCGCTTGACTCAGAAGATGAGCCCAGCTTCATCGAAGCACGAAGCGACGCGATTGATAGCCTAACTATTGAAAAACTCCCCCCAAGCCGTAGTAATGGCACCGATGGAGTCTCGTTAACTCGTGCTGCTAGCGATGGTCTTGTTAATGCTTATGATGAAGGTGAGGTAAAGAGTGATGCTGAACGAGATGAGAGTATCGATTACAACATGGCGTGGGTGGAGTTTCCCCAGGAAACTGAAAG AACATCATGCGATCCTAAACGGCCTGTCAAAAATGTGGTTTTGTTAAAAACTCACCGTGCTGGAGGTGGAACGCTGGCCAATATAATTTACAGATACGGAGATTTAAACGACCTGGAGTTTGCACTTCCAAAACACGGGAGTTATGACTTTTACTGGCCTCTTCACTTTAATCCCAGCTTTGTGGACAAACAATATCTCAACTCTTCGTCTCCAAATCTACTAATCAACGTTCGATACAGTCCGGACACGATGACTTCATTTATGCCCAAG GACTCATACTATATTGCTATGATTAGAAGGCCAACGGATCATTTCGAATCTGTGTTCAATGGATATCAACTCGACATGTTACTGGGGATCCAAAACAGCAGCAACCCATTTGATGAGTTTCTGAGTAAACCGAAACAGTATCTCTTGGAGTATCTGCGAAAGAAACCACGATTGAATATCCACCTCAATATGGCCAAGAATG GGCAAATATTTGACCTCGGTCTTCAACACAAATATTACAACGACCCGGTTGAGATCAATAACCACATTGAGGATCTCGCAGAGAAAATCAACCTTGTTCTAGTCATGGAGCATTTTGATGAATCCCTCATTCTACTTAAGAGGGAGCTCTGTTGGGACTTGGACGATATCGTCTACTTTAAGTTCAATCAGCGAGCACAGGAGTACAAGCAAACCATGATAACCAATGAAGAGAAG ATGCAGATTAAGGAGTGGAACAACGCCGATGCtgccttgtatgaattttttaacaaaacattttgggACAAAATTGCTAGACAGGATCAGACGTTTTTTCAAGAGGTCCGACAGCTACGGCAAAAGGTTAATGAACTTGAAGCGGAATGCATTGATTCACAGGAAACAAATCAAGACACTGGAGAAGTAGATATAAAACTTTATGAGCATGCTTCAAATTTTAACAAATATCTTTGTCAGAAGATGACGTTAAATGAGGAAAACTACGTAACGTatctaaagaaaaaatttaacaCGAAAGTTGACGGACATCATGGCTATCAAAGAAGATTACTTGATGGCATGTTAAATAAGACAGAATCGCGAGAGGCGAGATAG